One window from the genome of Microbulbifer sp. ALW1 encodes:
- a CDS encoding bifunctional 2',3'-cyclic-nucleotide 2'-phosphodiesterase/3'-nucleotidase, whose amino-acid sequence MRFYFRALLALSVVGGALLTGCSDSSRNNLALPVDAGEGVGGTVQADLRLMETTDIHANVMDYNYYGDATDPKVGLVRTAMLIKNARTELDNPQNSVLVDNGDLIQGSPMGDWRQSEGLAEGEVHPVFKVMNELQYDVANYGNHEFNYGLGFLEESVDDANFPYISANIFVDDGDSDDSNDQLYFEPYKLVEKTLLDRNGDARDITIGFIGFVPPQIMQWDKNNLEGKVKTHDIRAMAERFVPEMREQGADIVVAIPHSGISTGEYRAAENAENSSWHLADVEGIDAIMFGHSHLLFPSNNYENTEGVDIERGTIKGVPAVMPGYWGSHLGVIDLVLDYDIGADNWVITESTVSTPAIFADNAAAIEADANLVAMLAADHQATIDYMNQPIGESTDDIFSFLALVKDDPSVQIVSDAQKAYVEKLIEGDVNLQHLPVLSAAAPFKACTRDGICADESSFTLVSKGELKVKNAADLYLYPNTLMAVKVTGAELVQWLECSASQFNQIDTNSSARQELVNFSGFPTYNFDVMDGVTYQIDVTQPARYDRDCVKISDGSRIVQLQYQGELVAEGDEFLVATNNYRAGGGKFAGTGGEHIVIESPDENRTVLSNYIKENSPVTPTADGNWSFAPMETGVDLQVVFRVPNTDRAGNFVATQAPEATFLEVNESNEAVYELNLQ is encoded by the coding sequence ATGCGGTTTTATTTTCGAGCACTTCTGGCCCTTTCCGTCGTGGGAGGAGCACTTCTAACGGGTTGCAGTGACAGCAGCCGCAATAACCTGGCGTTACCCGTCGATGCTGGCGAAGGTGTTGGCGGCACGGTACAGGCCGATCTGCGCCTGATGGAAACCACCGACATTCACGCGAATGTGATGGATTACAACTATTACGGGGATGCCACAGACCCAAAAGTGGGCCTGGTGCGCACCGCGATGCTGATCAAAAACGCGCGCACAGAGCTCGACAATCCGCAGAACAGCGTACTGGTCGACAACGGAGACTTGATTCAGGGCAGCCCCATGGGCGACTGGCGTCAATCCGAGGGGTTGGCAGAAGGTGAAGTCCATCCGGTTTTCAAGGTGATGAACGAGCTGCAATACGATGTGGCCAATTACGGTAATCACGAGTTCAACTACGGCCTGGGGTTCCTGGAGGAAAGCGTCGACGACGCCAACTTCCCGTACATCAGCGCCAATATTTTTGTCGACGATGGCGATAGCGATGACAGCAACGATCAGCTGTACTTCGAGCCCTACAAACTGGTGGAAAAAACGCTGTTGGATCGCAACGGCGATGCTCGTGACATCACCATCGGATTTATTGGCTTTGTGCCACCACAGATCATGCAGTGGGACAAAAACAATCTGGAAGGCAAGGTGAAAACCCATGATATCCGGGCCATGGCAGAGCGCTTTGTACCGGAGATGCGGGAGCAGGGCGCAGACATCGTCGTTGCCATACCGCATTCCGGTATCAGCACAGGGGAATACCGGGCGGCGGAAAATGCCGAAAACAGCAGCTGGCACCTGGCGGACGTTGAGGGTATTGATGCCATCATGTTCGGCCATAGCCACCTGTTGTTCCCTTCCAATAATTATGAAAATACCGAAGGTGTAGACATTGAACGTGGCACCATCAAAGGCGTGCCCGCGGTCATGCCGGGTTACTGGGGCAGCCACCTCGGGGTGATCGACCTGGTGCTCGATTATGATATCGGCGCCGACAACTGGGTGATCACTGAAAGCACGGTGTCCACGCCGGCGATCTTTGCCGACAATGCAGCTGCGATCGAGGCAGATGCGAATCTGGTAGCGATGCTGGCGGCTGACCACCAGGCGACCATTGATTACATGAACCAACCCATCGGCGAGTCCACCGACGATATTTTCAGCTTCCTGGCGCTGGTGAAGGATGATCCATCGGTGCAGATCGTCAGCGATGCCCAGAAGGCGTATGTTGAAAAGCTGATTGAAGGGGATGTGAACCTGCAGCATCTGCCGGTACTCTCGGCGGCTGCGCCCTTCAAGGCCTGTACCCGAGATGGCATCTGCGCAGACGAGAGCAGTTTCACCCTGGTTTCCAAGGGGGAGCTGAAAGTGAAGAACGCTGCCGACCTCTATCTGTACCCCAATACCCTGATGGCGGTAAAGGTAACCGGTGCGGAGCTGGTTCAATGGCTCGAGTGCTCGGCTTCCCAGTTTAACCAGATTGATACGAATTCCAGCGCGCGCCAGGAACTGGTGAACTTCAGCGGTTTTCCCACCTACAACTTTGATGTCATGGATGGCGTGACCTACCAGATTGATGTCACCCAGCCGGCGCGCTATGACCGCGACTGCGTGAAAATCAGTGATGGCAGCCGTATTGTTCAGCTCCAGTATCAGGGCGAACTAGTGGCGGAAGGCGACGAATTCCTGGTTGCGACGAATAATTACCGCGCGGGTGGTGGTAAGTTTGCCGGCACGGGTGGCGAGCACATCGTTATCGAATCTCCGGATGAGAACCGCACGGTATTGTCCAATTACATCAAAGAAAATAGCCCGGTAACGCCTACTGCCGACGGCAATTGGTCATTTGCACCGATGGAGACTGGGGTTGATCTTCAGGTTGTATTTCGGGTACCGAATACCGATCGGGCTGGAAACTTTGTTGCCACCCAGGCGCCTGAGGCTACGTTCCTTGAGGTGAATGAAAGCAATGAGGCGGTTTACGAGTTGAACCTTCAGTGA